The DNA region ACACAGACGTGGGTCGAGGTCATCGAGGATGAGCCGGTGCAGTGCGCCCAGCGCGAGGCCGCCGGGCGGCAGGGCACTCCCCGTGTCATCGAGAAAGCGCACGCCAAGCGCACGAAGCAAACCGGCGCCACCGTCGTTGGTCGCGCTACCGCCCAGTCCGACGACGATGCGCCGTGCACCGTGATCGAGTGCGGCACGCATGAGTTCGCCGGTGCCGTAGCTGTCGGCCCGCGCGGCATCGCGGCGATCCGGCGGCACACGCATCAAGCCGCTGGCTTCGGCGATCTCAAGGGTCGCCGTCCTCGTGTCGGCGTGCCAGGCCCATGTAGCGTCCACGAGATCCCCCAGCGGCCCGCGCACTTTCCGGGAAAGACGTTGCGTACCCGTCGATGCGATCACGGCGTCGACGGTTCCTTCGCCACCATCGGCCATCGGCTTCAGCACGTAGTCGGCACCGGGCCACACATCGGCGAGGCCATCACGAATGGCCCGCGCGACCGATAAGGCGTCGAGGCTTTCCTTGAAGGAGTCCGGGGCGATGACGATCTTCACGCATCGTCCTGTGGCGTCAGTTCGGCGGCGAAGCGCGCGGCATTGGCGACGTAGTGGGCCGCATTCTCTTCGAGACCCTGGCGTTGCTCGTCGCTGAGTTCGCGTAAAACCTTTGCCGGGGAGCCCACGACCAGCGAGCCATCGGGAATCTGCTTGCCCTCGGTCACCAGTGCATTCGCACCGATGATGCAGTGCTTGCCTATGACGGCGCCGTTGAGCACCACGGCGTTGATCCCGATCAGCGTGTGATCGCCCACGGTGCAGCCGTGGAGCATGGCGTGATGACCGATGGTGACGCCCTTGCCGATGGTCAGCGGTGATCCGGGATCGCTATGCAGGACGGCGGCATCCTGTACGTTGCTGCCTTCGCCGATGACGATGGGCTCGTTGTCGCCGCGTACCACCGCGTTGAACCACACGCTGGCGCCCGCGTGCAGGTGAACG from Luteibacter mycovicinus includes:
- a CDS encoding gamma carbonic anhydrase family protein, with product MKYQLGDTRVNAHPDSWIAPQAVVVGNVHLHAGASVWFNAVVRGDNEPIVIGEGSNVQDAAVLHSDPGSPLTIGKGVTIGHHAMLHGCTVGDHTLIGINAVVLNGAVIGKHCIIGANALVTEGKQIPDGSLVVGSPAKVLRELSDEQRQGLEENAAHYVANAARFAAELTPQDDA